From the Papaver somniferum cultivar HN1 chromosome 2, ASM357369v1, whole genome shotgun sequence genome, the window aatttgtgtttgtttgatgaaTGTTATTTGTCTTGTATAAATATCGATTTTGCAGTAAGTATTTGTGGTTGCTAATTAGGATTTGATTGCTTCGGATAAGAAATTGAAACTAAATGGATTTTGAAGATACACCACTAGGGCATCAGAAGTGTGATAAAGAGATGGATGAAGATGCTGCTGCTAGAAAGCTCCCAGATTGGGATCCGCAAGCGATGTTATGGAACTTATCGTTCCTTGAGCACAAGATCCATCAACTCCGAAGCATGGTGCATTTGATTGTTCAGCAACAAGATTGTGTTTCGCATCGATCAAATGGACTCTTAGCTCAACAGCAGCAACTTGTTTCGGCTGACTTAACGTCTATCATTGTTCAATTGATATCAACAGCTGGAAGTCTTCTGCCATCATCAAAAACTAGCCCCTCCACGGCAAATGTTCCCAGAAGCGTACATGTAAGCGAGGCAGTGGAACAAAATAATGTTATTGAACATTTGGAGATTGGACAGGCGGTTAATTACGTGCTTGAGCAAAATGATATAGGTAAGTCTAATCTGACCGCTGCGGCAGTTGAAGAACATGAgttcaaggaggaagaagatgTTGAAGAGGGACATGATCTTCATCCTGGTTCTTATGAAGTCTTGCAgctagaaaaagaagaaatactagCACAGCATACACACTTCTGTTTGATATGTGCCAAAGGATTTAAGAGAGACGCCAATCTAAGGATGCATATGCGAGGTCACGGGAATCAGTACAAGACTCCAGCTGCACTTGCAAAACCAGCCAAGGATTTGAGTACGGAGCCAGTTGTTTTAAGAAGGTACTCGTGTCCCTTTGTGGGTTGCAAAAGGAACAAGGAACACAAAAAATTCCTGCCCTTGAAGACCATTTTGTGTGTGAAGAATCACTACAAACGGACCCATTGTGAAAAAAGCTACATCTGCAGCAGATGCAACAACAAGAGGTTTTCTGTTAGTGCTGATCTCAAAACCCATGAGAAACATTGTGGCCGTGATAATTGGCTttgttcatgtggttcaactttCTCGAGAAAAGACAAGCTTTTTGGGCATGTTGCTCTCTTTCAAGGACATACTCCTGTCCTTCCTTCTGATGAAACTAAAGGATCAGTATCAGATGGAGGTGAAAGCCATGAACTCACAACAAGGGCTGGAAGTACTAGATTCAACTTTAGCTCAGGTGCTTCTAGTGGAATTGATATTCAGAATGTTCTGGGTTCAAGAAACGGTGAGGATGATCCGTCAAGTTCCTACTCTCAAATGGATTTCGAAGCGTGCAATTTTTATGGGTTTCCTGAGTTGCCTCGAATACCATCAGAAGTTTCAGAAGGTTCgctttcctttcttctttctgAATCCTCTAGCGTCAGAAATGGAGGGTCACTAGATGATGCTTTATAGTACCTGTTTCCATTTTCATTTTCAGTTGTTCTTCCAAAACTCTACTGTAGATGTATTTGTACAACAATACCATCACCATGTACCTTTCATATTTGGAATCCGAATCCATGTGTTACATTCATCACCTCTTGCCTTGTACGTTGTATCCAACGCCACATTCTTCAGTAAAAATTGTTTCCATTGAATAAAACGATATCTTTTCGACCTCTTATGGAATCATTGCTGGCCTGGTGATAAAATTACATGCCATAATCAGCTATCAGTTACGGTAATCAGTTGAGGTATTGAAAGTCTACCTACCGTAGCCTACGGTATTGATATTTCTCGTTCCATTTACCCTCTGTGTTTTTACCAGCTCTTAATGATATGCATAATTTGTTGTAGCCTGAAATAAGTTGCTAATCTCATTTCTTTCAAGCTTGGAAAGAAAATGGCTGAGCTGTGGACGAGTTTTCCCTGTTCGGGAGTTGGTATTCCTCATCAGTTCGATTCAAGATTAagcttttcttttgtttcaacaaAGGGATGCAATCCTAAACACCACACAGGGTAGCTTGGAAAAGTGGGTTCCACGTGTTTCATCTCTGCCCTCAGTTGGGGAGCGTTGGTACGGATCAGGTATGGTTAACATTTATTTCCGTAGTCCTAAATTGGATAGTTGTCTTGGAGATATGAAGGTCTGAGGTACCTTCAAAGCTCTTGCAAGTATCTCCAATTGGATTGATGATTCAGAGTTACTAATACCTGCTGTTCTCACTACTGGCGTGGAAACATCTTTGTCTCTAAGTTTTTAGTGAGTGACCAAGTGTTCCCTGGTTTAGAGTGTTGTCTACTGGCATTGCATGGTTTACCTTTGTACTGTACTATTCATTTTTGTGTATTTGAGAAATCAGAAAGCTCCATAGCTCAGTGCCGTATTCGTAAATTTTTGTGTGTCCTTGTTGCTCATCAGGATGTAcccttgtatcacaactttgacaaggGTGCTCGTACGTTACTGAACTAATCAAGTTGCTCTGGTATGAAGTTTTCTGAGTATACTCCAGGATACGGAAAGCAATTCTGACAATCTGTTTGCCGAGTGTGATTGGGTTTCCTAAAAAATGGTTCTTGTTTCATTGCAGGAAATTTGAAAGTGGGAAAGTGCATCTGATACTATGCTTATGGTGAGCGAAAGTGCGTCTGGGAAATGTTTTCAAGACGAACAAGGTACAAAAAGGCGGGTGTGCCTGTGTCACATGGTTCTGGAGTCATTCAGGACTTTATTTCATTGCCTTTATAATGTATCCCTCCCCAGCTCTGCTCTTCTTGTTTGCTTAGCAGTTCTGGAGTAATTGAGTATCTGCTTCCCTAGTTGCCTTACAAATGACTGTCTGACTGCTTGCCTCTTATCATGGCAACATGTTATCAGACTGCATTTATCTATTCAGCAACGAGCCGActtagctcagtggtagagcgcgTGACTTTTAATCCCGTGGTCAAGGGTtcgatccccttagtcggcggcTAAGAATCTGTTTTGCATAGCCGCTGCTGGACAGTTTCTAATGCAAGAAAAAGGTATCCAACCCAAAATATCAACTCTGTTTATTTTTGGTCATTAATTTGGTATTGGTGTTGTTGCAACATTAAAGATGCTGACCTGATTGCCTATTGGCCTCCACTTGGCCAGCAATATGGTTTGATGGAGAGATAAACAAGTAGAATAATCTCCAAGGATTGGTAGACCCGAAGAGATGAATGAATTCTAGCAATCATCTCTGTGTCCAACAAATAGGAGTTACTGCTTGCCAAAGAGAATCATGTTTACATATTCTACTTTGTAATTCTTCCAACCATGTTTGGCAAGCTTTATCATTGTTCAATTATGTGAATTTCTGAAGTCACCTGCTGGTAAAGTCGTTTTTGGTTGACATAGGCAATCTTCATTTTTTTCAGCTGTTTAATATatgcaaatcttttttttttcctttcttttttcttaatgATATTCACAACCTAAattgaaaacatgttatcatTCTGATTCAGGAGTTACCAATTACCCATAATTATGACTTCAGATATGAACCCTTGAACTGTTTCAGTGAATAAAAAAGCCGActtagctcagtggtagagcgcgTGACTTTTATCCCATGAACTCACGACTAGAGTTGCAAGTCCTGGATTCAACTTCAGCCCAGGTGCTTCTGGTGGAATTGATGTTCAGCATGTTCTGGAGTCAAAAGATGGTGAAGATGATTTGTCAAGTTCCTGCTCTCCAACGCACACAATTTTTATGGGTTTCCTGAGTTGCCTCGAATACCATCTGAAGTTGCAGAAGGTTAATTTCCTTCCTTCTTTTCGAATCCTCTAGCTTCAGAAATGGAGGGTCACTGGATGATGCTTTATAGAACTGTTTCCATTTTCATTTTCAGTTGATTTTCCGAAATTCTACTGTAGATGTCTTTGTACAACAATACCATCACCATGTACCATTCAATCCATGTGTTACAGTTTCAGCCTCTTGCTGTTGTATCCAACGCCACATTCGTCAGTTAAGATTGTTTCCATTGAATAAAACGGTATCTTTTGGACCCATAGTAACATGAGTTGAGGAATCATTGCTGGCCTGGTGATAAAATTACATGCCATAACCAGCTATCAGTTACGTTAATCAGCTGAGGTATTTAAAGTTAAGCTATTGAGCCTATGATAATGTTATTTATCGTTCCAGTGACTGTCTGCATTTTTTTACTAGCTCTTAATGATATGCATAATTTGTTGTAGCCTGCAATACGTTGTTAATCTCATTTCTTTCAAGCTTGGAAAGAAAATGGCTGATCCGTGGATGAGGTTTGgaagtttgtattttttttaatcaGTTTGATTCAAGAGTAAGCTTTTCGTATGTCTGAATGAAAGGATGAAATCCTAATCACCACACAGGGTAGCTTGGAAAAGTGGGTTCCACGTGGTTCATCTCTAGCTCTCTGCTCTCATTTGGGTTGCGTTGGTACGAATCAGGTATGACTAACATTGGTTTTCGTAGGTTACTGAGCTAGTCAAGTTGCTTTGATATGAAGTTTTTCGAGTCTACTTCAGGATACAGAAAGCAAATCTGACAATCATTGTGAATTTACTCTTCTTATGGATATGCTTAGGATAcatgagatattatgtaaattCCAGTGtttatcaatgtttcaaaatCGATTTCTGTTCTGATCCTTAAATTCAAGCCCTTGAGAAACTACAGGCCTTAACTCGCAAAGATGATTTCTCAAGTATCTGTGTGTGCAGAGTGCTACTGTATTGGGTTTCCTAAACAATTGTTCCTGTTTAATTGCAGGAAACTCGAAATATGCTGTATCCGAAAGTGCACCCGGGAAACATTTATCGAATAAGGTAGAAAAGGAGAATGTGTCACATAGTTCTGGAGTCACTCAGTACTCTGTTTCATGGCTTTTATAATGCATTAATGCGTATTTTTTTCTCCCCGGCCAGTTCTGCTCTTCTTGTTTGCTAATCAGTTCTGGAGTAATTCATTATCGCTAACTGCTTGCCTTCCTTACAAAAGAGTATCTCAGCTCTGACTGCTTGCTTCATACAATATGGCTTTTTTCGTTCACTCTTCTCGTATGTCAGTGGACTGTCCTTTGCTGCtgatcaatcatgtttgtcagtTGGCACGATCTGTTGCTTTTTTCCTCTATGGCTATAGATAACCAAACTCGATTTGGTTGCTTGTCATGAACAACAACAGCCGActtagctcagtggtagagcgcgTGACTTTTAATCCCGTGGTCAAGGGTtcgatccccttagtcggcgaaATGAAATGC encodes:
- the LOC113350368 gene encoding protein SENSITIVE TO PROTON RHIZOTOXICITY 1-like isoform X2, with the protein product MDEDAAARKLPDWDPQAMLWNLSFLEHKIHQLRSMVHLIVQQQDCVSHRSNGLLAQQQQLVSADLTSIIVQLISTAGSLLPSSKTSPSTANVPRSVHVSEAVEQNNVIEHLEIGQAVNYVLEQNDIGKSNLTAAAVEEHEFKEEEDVEEGHDLHPGSYEVLQLEKEEILAQHTHFCLICAKGFKRDANLRMHMRGHGNQYKTPAALAKPAKDLSTEPVVLRRYSCPFVGCKRNKEHKKFLPLKTILCVKNHYKRTHCEKSYICSRCNNKRFSVSADLKTHEKHCGRDNWLCSCGSTFSRKDKLFGHVALFQGHTPVLPSDETKGSVSDGGESHELTTRAGSTRFNFSSGASSGIDIQNVLGSRNGEDDPSSSYSQMDFEACNFYGFPELPRIPSEVSEGSLSFLLSESSSVRNGGSLDDAL
- the LOC113350368 gene encoding protein SENSITIVE TO PROTON RHIZOTOXICITY 1-like isoform X1, coding for MDFEDTPLGHQKCDKEMDEDAAARKLPDWDPQAMLWNLSFLEHKIHQLRSMVHLIVQQQDCVSHRSNGLLAQQQQLVSADLTSIIVQLISTAGSLLPSSKTSPSTANVPRSVHVSEAVEQNNVIEHLEIGQAVNYVLEQNDIGKSNLTAAAVEEHEFKEEEDVEEGHDLHPGSYEVLQLEKEEILAQHTHFCLICAKGFKRDANLRMHMRGHGNQYKTPAALAKPAKDLSTEPVVLRRYSCPFVGCKRNKEHKKFLPLKTILCVKNHYKRTHCEKSYICSRCNNKRFSVSADLKTHEKHCGRDNWLCSCGSTFSRKDKLFGHVALFQGHTPVLPSDETKGSVSDGGESHELTTRAGSTRFNFSSGASSGIDIQNVLGSRNGEDDPSSSYSQMDFEACNFYGFPELPRIPSEVSEGSLSFLLSESSSVRNGGSLDDAL